A portion of the Acidisarcina polymorpha genome contains these proteins:
- a CDS encoding carboxypeptidase-like regulatory domain-containing protein — translation MGTNFVEARHRGCDDKITGLASPRDRRKIEHECTRLSSSFLPCSLLKRGFQTEDVIKDVRNSSCFFSCSLATFGQSCPTGFRIEGNVIDPNSLLIQGAQVTATDSSSTQTDFKGHFVLPCIPSRETDLTVQAEGFSLVSACQEHRSWQHHYYRSTRSSAC, via the coding sequence ATGGGCACAAATTTTGTGGAAGCACGACATCGTGGTTGCGATGACAAAATAACCGGCCTCGCCTCGCCTCGAGATAGAAGAAAGATCGAACACGAGTGTACTCGATTGTCTTCCTCGTTCCTTCCTTGTTCATTGTTGAAGAGGGGTTTCCAAACAGAAGATGTTATTAAGGATGTCCGTAACAGCAGTTGCTTTTTTTCTTGCTCTCTCGCAACATTCGGGCAATCGTGCCCAACAGGGTTCCGCATCGAAGGCAATGTTATTGACCCAAACAGTCTATTGATCCAAGGAGCACAAGTCACAGCAACTGATAGCTCAAGTACACAGACTGATTTCAAAGGTCATTTCGTCCTTCCCTGCATCCCTAGTAGAGAGACCGATTTGACCGTACAAGCTGAAGGTTTCTCCCTCGTCAGTGCATGCCAAGAGCATCGGAGCTGGCAGCACCATTATTACCGTTCAACTCGCTCTTCCGCCTGTTGA
- a CDS encoding transposase: MEPIKGPLPGRLEHVSRTSTDNRQFVDGVLWVLRSGPHWQDLPECTARTKAFMRGLCAGRVVARGSGSSPTQWQTRNTSISRWTRRSCGLTSRRLQAPTTGSED, encoded by the coding sequence ATGGAGCCAATCAAAGGTCCGCTTCCGGGGCGACTGGAACATGTAAGCCGAACCTCAACGGACAATCGTCAGTTCGTCGACGGGGTGTTGTGGGTTCTGCGATCCGGGCCTCACTGGCAGGACCTTCCGGAGTGTACGGCACGTACAAAAGCGTTCATGCGCGGTTTATGCGCTGGGCGCGTGGTGGCGCGTGGGAGCGGATCTTCGCCGACCCAGTGGCAGACAAGAAACACTTCTATCTCACGTTGGACTCGACGATCGTGCGGGCTCACCAGCAGGCGGCTGCAGGCCCCAACAACGGGCTCCGAAGACTAG
- a CDS encoding transposase, whose amino-acid sequence MGRSRGGLGTKIHLLVNENGLPGAFRITPGAAEYAEDVRLLDGPHDEVVIADKGYDSAEIIAKVHGLGAVAVIPSRRHWKQARTYE is encoded by the coding sequence GTGGGGCGTTCTCGAGGTGGACTGGGCACCAAAATCCATCTGCTGGTCAATGAAAATGGCTTGCCGGGGGCTTTCCGCATCACGCCCGGAGCTGCCGAATACGCCGAGGACGTACGCCTGCTGGACGGCCCCCATGACGAAGTCGTAATCGCGGATAAAGGCTACGACTCGGCCGAGATCATCGCCAAGGTCCACGGCCTGGGTGCGGTGGCCGTCATTCCGTCACGACGGCACTGGAAACAGGCTCGGACGTATGAGTGA
- a CDS encoding DUF1330 domain-containing protein has protein sequence MDYLERVEATVAPFGGKWLALGPADVIEGTWPGAVVLLEFPDRKSATDWYHSSEYQAILPLRTKNSISDIVFIDHLPEGFTVKSYAEGVRRSISAK, from the coding sequence TTGGACTATTTGGAACGAGTGGAGGCAACTGTGGCCCCGTTTGGAGGAAAGTGGCTCGCGCTCGGACCAGCGGATGTTATCGAGGGCACTTGGCCGGGCGCTGTAGTACTGTTGGAGTTTCCGGATCGCAAATCGGCCACCGACTGGTATCACTCTTCGGAGTACCAGGCCATCTTGCCACTCCGGACAAAGAACTCTATTTCCGATATCGTCTTCATCGATCATCTTCCCGAGGGCTTCACAGTTAAGAGCTATGCTGAAGGCGTTCGTCGTTCGATCTCGGCGAAGTAG
- a CDS encoding ankyrin repeat domain-containing protein, producing the protein MTDLKKTNLALDRGTVVDAHTKNGFTALAVAANYRGTTEVVRMLLDHGATVER; encoded by the coding sequence GTGACCGATCTTAAGAAGACGAACTTGGCGCTGGACCGCGGCACGGTGGTGGACGCTCACACTAAAAACGGCTTTACGGCGCTGGCCGTAGCTGCGAACTATCGCGGGACAACCGAGGTGGTGCGAATGCTTCTCGATCATGGCGCGACGGTAGAGCGCTGA
- a CDS encoding ankyrin repeat domain-containing protein, with protein sequence MMDYGNTAMVQQLLAAGAKRDFKDPEGHIPLQIAEKFHYEQLATALR encoded by the coding sequence ATGATGGATTATGGAAATACGGCGATGGTGCAGCAGCTACTCGCAGCTGGTGCGAAGCGCGACTTCAAGGATCCTGAAGGACATATTCCGTTGCAGATAGCGGAGAAGTTTCATTACGAGCAGTTAGCCACTGCTCTGCGTTGA
- a CDS encoding glycosyltransferase translates to MKIGFISMPLTGHINPMIALARKLQSRGHDIVFIGVPDVGPYVLSAGLNFVSYCEEELPVGSSAGILAPAAKLHGMETTRWTIQGAGRAMFQLASQHLPRVIAETGVEALVLDTIHMYLEVVPISLGIPYAHVWAILNIDFSGTTLPSVVSGRYEDTSDARTRNIEELKKSKNAFFGIVQDLAAEYAERAGLKFEWSVPSETISRKAAAVVSQTPKEFDLPGIPWPSNFHYAGPFFDVAGREIVPFPWEKLDGRPLVYASLGTLVNGMVSIYETILAAVGPISEIQVVLAKGNNIELHELGSIPPNVIVVDTAPQLELLERSALCITHAGLNTALESLALGVPMVAIPIGYDQFGVAIRIAYHGVGEVLEVDNLTVDGLHALIRKLLDTPAYREKAQYFMRLIAKRHGLDIAAETIERAFEHAMENRLLDPSRVCPAPS, encoded by the coding sequence ATGAAAATTGGTTTTATCAGTATGCCGCTCACTGGTCACATTAATCCGATGATTGCGCTGGCCCGCAAATTGCAGTCGCGAGGACACGACATCGTCTTTATTGGGGTTCCGGATGTGGGCCCCTACGTACTCTCTGCCGGCCTGAATTTTGTTTCCTACTGTGAAGAGGAGCTGCCGGTTGGATCATCCGCCGGTATTCTGGCTCCGGCTGCAAAGCTCCACGGCATGGAAACAACCCGTTGGACCATTCAGGGGGCGGGCAGAGCGATGTTCCAGTTGGCGTCCCAGCACTTGCCACGCGTAATCGCCGAAACTGGCGTTGAGGCGCTGGTACTCGACACTATCCATATGTACCTAGAAGTCGTCCCCATAAGTTTGGGCATCCCGTATGCACACGTCTGGGCTATTTTAAACATCGATTTTTCGGGCACCACGCTTCCTTCTGTTGTGTCAGGGCGATATGAGGATACCTCCGATGCCCGCACGCGCAATATCGAGGAACTCAAAAAGAGCAAAAACGCGTTTTTCGGGATCGTGCAGGATCTTGCCGCAGAATACGCTGAGAGGGCAGGCCTGAAATTCGAGTGGAGTGTTCCCTCTGAAACCATCTCGAGAAAAGCTGCAGCTGTTGTGTCGCAAACACCTAAGGAGTTTGACTTGCCCGGGATTCCGTGGCCTTCGAATTTCCATTATGCAGGGCCCTTCTTCGACGTAGCAGGACGTGAGATCGTCCCGTTTCCCTGGGAGAAGCTCGATGGCAGGCCCCTTGTCTACGCATCGCTGGGGACCTTGGTTAATGGCATGGTGAGTATCTACGAAACCATCCTTGCCGCAGTGGGACCAATTTCCGAAATCCAGGTGGTTCTCGCCAAGGGAAACAATATCGAACTCCACGAGCTCGGCTCTATCCCGCCCAACGTCATCGTCGTGGACACAGCACCTCAGCTAGAGCTCCTTGAGCGGTCCGCGCTCTGCATCACGCACGCCGGACTCAACACCGCACTTGAATCGCTCGCGCTTGGCGTACCCATGGTGGCCATCCCCATCGGCTATGATCAATTCGGGGTAGCCATCCGCATCGCCTATCACGGAGTAGGGGAGGTTCTTGAAGTCGACAACCTGACCGTCGATGGGCTCCACGCGTTGATCCGCAAACTCTTGGACACGCCCGCCTATCGCGAAAAAGCACAGTACTTCATGCGCTTGATTGCAAAGCGTCACGGGCTCGACATCGCCGCCGAAACGATCGAGCGTGCCTTCGAACACGCCATGGAGAACCGTCTTCTGGATCCCTCACGTGTGTGCCCGGCGCCCAGCTGA
- a CDS encoding IS6 family transposase: MSDFKWRQFEGEIILWAVRWYCRYGISYRDLEQMMGERDVLVDHSTIYRWVQRYAPEIEKRLRGQWRRPQSTSWRVDETYVKVRGEWAYLYRALDKHGNTIDYYLSPTRNAKAAKRFLGKALNGLKDWEKPEVINTDKAPTYGIAISELKSEGKCPAETMHRQVKYLNNVVEADHGKLKQLIGPVRGFKTLKTAYATIRGFEVMRALRKGQAAIFHLTGGVRGEARIVERAFGIGAGPLAEALAVIGERITLQPA; this comes from the coding sequence ATGTCAGATTTCAAGTGGCGTCAATTTGAAGGCGAGATCATCCTGTGGGCGGTGCGTTGGTACTGCCGCTATGGCATCAGCTATCGTGATCTCGAGCAGATGATGGGCGAACGGGACGTGCTCGTCGATCACTCCACGATCTACCGTTGGGTTCAGAGATACGCGCCGGAGATCGAAAAGCGGCTGCGTGGGCAGTGGCGTCGCCCGCAATCGACGAGCTGGCGGGTCGATGAGACTTACGTGAAAGTTCGCGGCGAATGGGCCTATCTGTACCGGGCGCTCGACAAGCATGGAAACACGATCGATTACTATCTCTCGCCGACACGGAACGCCAAAGCGGCGAAACGCTTCCTGGGTAAGGCGTTGAATGGTTTGAAGGATTGGGAGAAGCCAGAGGTCATCAATACGGACAAAGCACCGACCTATGGAATTGCGATTTCAGAACTGAAGTCCGAAGGCAAATGTCCTGCGGAGACGATGCATCGACAGGTCAAGTATCTGAATAATGTTGTCGAGGCCGATCATGGCAAGCTGAAGCAACTGATCGGTCCGGTGCGGGGTTTCAAGACGCTGAAGACAGCCTACGCGACCATCAGAGGATTTGAGGTGATGCGTGCCCTACGAAAGGGCCAGGCGGCGATCTTCCACCTGACGGGTGGTGTGCGCGGTGAAGCTCGCATCGTCGAACGCGCTTTCGGCATCGGTGCCGGTCCGCTCGCGGAGGCCCTCGCGGTCATCGGCGAAAGGATCACACTCCAACCTGCTTGA